atcaATACCTGATGCCTATCTCACGTAGTGGTGCTCTGGTTCAATCcttgtgtttctttttttctgtaCAACAGCAAGTTATTATTTCTTGAGGTGGGAACTAATAATGACAAGTTGCTCATTAGCAGCTAATAACAAAAGGCCAGGCAGATCAGAACTTGCCTAAATCAACTAGAAACAAGGTAAAAATTACGTATTACACAGAATCTCGATTCACCACCTAAATTAAGGTGAAGGGGGATGTGCCACAACCCAAAGGGGTGTTTTTTTGAAGATAACAAATGTATATACTTCGCTCATGTCCAGGTTCTCTCCACTTTGTCCATCAGGCAATTCCCAATCAAACCAATAGAGCAAGCTAGCCAATGCATATTCAACTTCTGCATATGCATATGACATTCCAGGGCAAACCCTTCTCCCAGTTCCAAAAGAAAACAGTATCTGTTTATGTTCATCATTACCGGAATCATCATCTGGACTGTTAAGAAATCTCTCCGGTAGAAATTCCTCTGGTCTATCCCACAAATTGTGGTCTCTCTGGATTGCCCATGTATTGATCAACACCCTTGTTTTTGCTGGTATGTCATAGCCTTGAAGCTTAACACTTGCTGATGTTTGTCTAGGCATCATTGCAGATGCATGAAATCTCACAATCTCTTTCATAATACATCTTAAGTATCTCATTTGGTTTATATCAGCCTGAGTTATCTGTGATTTCTTTCCAACCACTCTTCTTGTCTCTTCTTgtgctttctttcttattcttgGATTCTTCATTAGCTCTGCCATCATCCACTCCATTGTCGCTGCTGTAGTATCCGTTCCCCCAACAAACATGTCCTATACTCAACAACACACTTAATTTAGCACAAACAGGTTCATATacaaagagaatgaaatgaaaggaaaagaaaaagggaggATAGACCATCAGAATTGCTTTAAGGTTGTCTCGAGAGAGATCAAGCTCGAGCCCTTCCTTTTGAAGCTGCAGAAGAATATCCACCAGATACTTCTTATTTTCGGCTTTCTCATTATCATTCATTAAAGCCTGACGATCTTGGATCACTCGATCAAAAAAATCACTTAGTTCTGTGGAAGTCATTTTCAAGTTTCTGATTAAGCCTGTTAAATGATCAACCCATCCCAAGAATGGAAACAAATCTTTAAAGCAGAAAGCTGATAGAATGTCCATAGTCCTCCTTGCCAGTTCTCCAATACTCTTATACCTGCCATTTTCGCCTTCGTAGATGGGACCAAAGGCCGATCTTGATAATATATTGTGTGCTAGACTCATAAACATGTCACTGATATTTATCGCATCTCCATTAATGCTCGAAGAGCGTATCTTCTCAACAATCTTTGctacttcttcttctcttaTGAAATGAAATTCTTGCACTCTTCTTTGACTCAGTAGTTGAAGAACACAAAGCTTCTTTGCTTCCCTAGAGTGGTCACAGTAAGGGCCAAATGCCATATCAGGGCATCCCTTGAATACGATGCCCACGCCTGTCAAAGAAGGTCTGTCTGCAAAAGTAACATCATGATTTTTGGTGATTTCTTTAGCCATCTCCATGGATGAAACCACAAGA
The Ricinus communis isolate WT05 ecotype wild-type chromosome 1, ASM1957865v1, whole genome shotgun sequence DNA segment above includes these coding regions:
- the LOC8271738 gene encoding cytochrome P450 71A1, giving the protein MNPITFLQERWQQQGKTALSNPFFFCSLILISILILSKPKKSSSKLNPPPSPPKLPIIGNLHQLSALPYRSFRTLSKKYGPLMLLHLGQVPTLVVSSMEMAKEITKNHDVTFADRPSLTGVGIVFKGCPDMAFGPYCDHSREAKKLCVLQLLSQRRVQEFHFIREEEVAKIVEKIRSSSINGDAINISDMFMSLAHNILSRSAFGPIYEGENGRYKSIGELARRTMDILSAFCFKDLFPFLGWVDHLTGLIRNLKMTSTELSDFFDRVIQDRQALMNDNEKAENKKYLVDILLQLQKEGLELDLSRDNLKAILMDMFVGGTDTTAATMEWMMAELMKNPRIRKKAQEETRRVVGKKSQITQADINQMRYLRCIMKEIVRFHASAMMPRQTSASVKLQGYDIPAKTRVLINTWAIQRDHNLWDRPEEFLPERFLNSPDDDSGNDEHKQILFSFGTGRRVCPGMSYAYAEVEYALASLLYWFDWELPDGQSGENLDMSEVYTFVIFKKTPLWVVAHPPSP